tttacatatataagttatacataatgtaacttatacatatacgtcatttatatatgtaattttacctaaaagaataaaaaaaaattcagaagaatattttatgaatacaaaacaaaaattaagtttatttacattacagattattaattaagattatcTGAATTCTTTTCAGTCTCCGTAACAGCCGAATGGCATTTCACACACATAGTTAGCACATGATACATCTATAAAAATGCactgattttttatttgacttACGTCGATGTATTTTAAATGGCCATAGCTatctattttttgaatatgaaaatttcttatatttttatttttaataatagattcaCATACGTTAAGCTGCTGTACAATTAGTTTAACACCAACTGAAAATCTCAAAATTGATCTAATTACAACCTTTTCTCCAGAGCTGATTAATATGTATGAGTCattattaagtttattgttattatatttactacaTGTATATCTTATCCGCttataaatcattttctgATAAACTAGATAACTTTCAGTTAACATACCATTTATCACAAGTAATTGCTCTTCCTCGGATGATAATGAACATTTTTCGCCTTTTCCtaaaagtataatttcttCTCCACAACGCATAAagcgaataaaatttctttttaaaattttctcagaAAATTCAATAGTCTTTTGTGACAAAATAAGCTTTGAACACAAATGGGGTATTGAAGTATAAATGAGAAACTTACGCgctatttgtaaaataacattCGAAGGACTATGATATAATTGCATAAGATGCCGGTTTTGACCTTCGTACAGAAAGGAATTATGAGTCCATAATGGGCCCCAGTTGAGAACACCTTTGCAAATATGTGATAGAAGATGAATGTTGTACACcatgttttctttatcaaaatatttttgaaataaatacatatagcacaaaaaaagtttatgaGCTTGAAACACTTCTTCACGtgttattgatttttgaagtaaaatattagtTGCTGTAGATAACATtgcaaaatgatttatatgcttctttttcAGCAGACCTTTCAAACATGgcatagaataaaataataaccatGCTCTCCACTCAGATGCTTTCCACTTACTTATGTCTTTAATGGAGCGAGGAGTTCTTGTTATTGAAGAAGGGGGATGTATCATTAAAAGTCGTTCATCAATTGTACTCCGTATATGATCCATTCCTACATTTTCTGAGATATGCCAAAATTTTTTGCGAGTAGATTGTAAAATAAGTTCAGTGTGTAATTTGGTAACTCCAAGTagaatattatgcatataatcAACTACAAATCCAGCAGTAAAgttgaagaaatttaataacattaacgATGAAAAACCTTTTACTCCTCTATACTgtcttttgcttttatttgtttcatctTTCCTCTGATATGCTTTAagcaaatctttttttatagagtCTAAAGTTCTTTCCTCAGCAGAATGAATTGAAATTGTAAATCTTTGTCCTTTCCGTGTGCGTTCTGATTTTTGGTAACAGAATGTGCAACCATAATAGGCAGCaaatgattgaaaattaaGTAGTTGATATCTTGCAACTGAGTCAGCAATGCAACAAAGTGGAATAACTTTACTAATAGTTTCTTTACCATTGTGAAACCATTTGAATCCTTCTGTGGAAAGTTTATTAGCTTCGTTAATAAATGGTTGTAGAAAAACGTTTTGATTAGGATCTTTAGATCCTATGTATAAGCCAGCAAGTAAGACATACTTGTTCCGTTCTAAAATTGGTAATTCATTTATAGTGAGATAAATTGGCCAAAGTGTCTTGTTGTTCGATTTACCTGTATGAATTCCGtcagtaaaaaaagaataagaaaaattgtatggTGAAGACAATAAACCTTTTTCAAAGTGCTTCTTGTATTCGTCTCCATCGTAAAGATCTTCCAAagcattttcttcaatttt
The Linepithema humile isolate Giens D197 unplaced genomic scaffold, Lhum_UNIL_v1.0 unplaced_2, whole genome shotgun sequence genome window above contains:
- the LOC137001843 gene encoding uncharacterized protein isoform X1, which encodes MGRYKRYLFLKEKIPRCTQWYRRKRQNDEETMFRSNSITQQKSVHEILQEERFLLHSNSDEKQGECMNSNQVYTQVPQIVSTRSSLTEVPTPSSTLVRETLPILSVLQSTCQDSDSIDSFSAESFQSFANVENQDKNNKDCNSKNTIIFKTKKESEYGTENESEYGTENESEYKTKNKSNLEEVTDCLRDKPILKNIKPCLVEDENYSISDKEEFIRELSSSDQETLCPCTKTAAADVMFMCLVLGLRHNLSWEAQIDILKIFNAIYGDNTIKVTKYSYFKLLDEERENISFHIYCPDCEIYLGKKDELKENKMCTNCSADINISKSSNFFISVSLESQLQKLTKHNDFIHAVMNHRFNRNKIEENALEDLYDGDEYKKHFEKGLLSSPYNFSYSFFTDGIHTGKSNNKTLWPIYLTINELPILERNKYVLLAGLYIGSKDPNQNVFLQPFINEANKLSTEGFKWFHNGKETISKVIPLCCIADSVARYQLLNFQSFAAYYGCTFCYQKSERTRKGQRFTISIHSAEERTLDSIKKDLLKAYQRKDETNKSKRQYRGVKGFSSLMLLNFFNFTAGFVVDYMHNILLGVTKLHTELILQSTRKKFWHISENVGMDHIRSTIDERLLMIHPPSSITRTPRSIKDISKWKASEWRAWLLFYSMPCLKGLLKKKHINHFAMLSTATNILLQKSITREEVFQAHKLFLCYMYLFQKYFDKENMVYNIHLLSHICKGVLNWGPLWTHNSFLYEGQNRHLMQLYHSPSNVILQIARKFLIYTSIPHLCSKLILSQKTIEFSEKILKRNFIRFMRCGEEIILLGKGEKCSLSSEEEQLLVINGMLTESYLVYQKMIYKRIRYTCSKYNNNKLNNDSYILISSGEKVVIRSILRFSVGVKLIVQQLNVCESIIKNKNIRNFHIQKIDSYGHLKYIDVSQIKNQCIFIDVSCANYVCEMPFGCYGD
- the LOC137001843 gene encoding uncharacterized protein isoform X2 — translated: MGRYKRYLFLKEKIPRCTQWYRRKRQNDEETMFRSNSITQQKSVHEILQEERFLLHSNSDEKQGECMNSNQVYTQVPQIVSTRSSLTEVPTPSSTLVRETLPILSVLQSTCQDSDSIDSFSAESFQSFANVENQDKNNKDCNSKNTIIFKTKKESEYGTENESEYGTENESEYKTKNKSNLEEVTDCLRDKPILKNIKPCLVEDENYSISDKEEFIRELSSSDQETLCPCTKTAAADVMFMCLVLGLRHNLSWEAQIDILKIFNAIYGDNTIKVTKYSYFKLLDEERENISFHIYCPDCEIYLGKKDELKENKMCTNCSADINISKSSNFFISVSLESQLQKLTKHNDFIHAVMNHRFNRNKIEENALEDLYDGDEYKKHFEKGLLSSPYNFSYSFFTDGIHTEGFKWFHNGKETISKVIPLCCIADSVARYQLLNFQSFAAYYGCTFCYQKSERTRKGQRFTISIHSAEERTLDSIKKDLLKAYQRKDETNKSKRQYRGVKGFSSLMLLNFFNFTAGFVVDYMHNILLGVTKLHTELILQSTRKKFWHISENVGMDHIRSTIDERLLMIHPPSSITRTPRSIKDISKWKASEWRAWLLFYSMPCLKGLLKKKHINHFAMLSTATNILLQKSITREEVFQAHKLFLCYMYLFQKYFDKENMVYNIHLLSHICKGVLNWGPLWTHNSFLYEGQNRHLMQLYHSPSNVILQIARKFLIYTSIPHLCSKLILSQKTIEFSEKILKRNFIRFMRCGEEIILLGKGEKCSLSSEEEQLLVINGMLTESYLVYQKMIYKRIRYTCSKYNNNKLNNDSYILISSGEKVVIRSILRFSVGVKLIVQQLNVCESIIKNKNIRNFHIQKIDSYGHLKYIDVSQIKNQCIFIDVSCANYVCEMPFGCYGD